The following are encoded in a window of Gossypium raimondii isolate GPD5lz chromosome 13, ASM2569854v1, whole genome shotgun sequence genomic DNA:
- the LOC105782849 gene encoding uncharacterized protein LOC105782849, translating to MIVLQKLADVKAVAQGGYPQAERCRLSIGHSEVLTNDPNVVAAINISGNFSFQPCSHGDFLGAILGKGIAREKLGDIILQGEKGAHVVIVPELVDFLMSTLDKVANVSVSCTQIPLLALEYEPPRTQSFKTVEASLRVDALASAGFKISRSKLVNLISNGDVRVNWTTVTKNGTTLKTGDIVSVSGKGRLKIGEINSTKKGKFSVELIRYL from the exons ATGATTGTTCTGCAAAAACTGGCTGATGTTAAGGCAGTTGCACAGGGGGGGTATCCTCAG GCTGAGCGTTGCCGTCTTTCTATTGGACATTCAGAAGTATTGACCAATGATCCTAATGTAGTTGCAGCAATAAA TATCTCGGGAAACTTCAGCTTTCAACCTTGTTCTCATGGTGACTTCCTTGGTGCAATTCTTGGTAAAGGTATTGCTAGGGAGAAGCTTGGGGATATTATCTTGCAG GGAGAAAAGGGAGCTCATGTCGTGATTGTTCCTGAACTCGTTGACTTTCTTATGTCGACACTGGACAAG GTTGCTAATGTATCAGTATCATGTACACAGATACCTCTGCTTGCACTTGAATATGAGCCACCAAG GACGCAGTCATTCAAAACCGTAGAAGCATCACTTCGTGTTGATGCTCTTGCTAGTGCAGGATTTAAGATTTCTAGATCTAAACTAGTTAATTTGATAAG CAACGGAGATGTACGCGTAAATTGGACAACTGTCACAAAAAATGGAACAACTCTCAAGACCGGTGACATTGTCTCTGTTAGTGGGAAAGGAAGACTAAAG ATTGGAGAAATTAACAGTACAAAGAAGGGAAAGTTTTCTGTGGAACTCATTCGGTATTTGTAG